The sequence CGGTAACACCAGCATATCTATTCTCTCTAAATCGCATCAAAAGTGTTGATATGTCATTTAAGATCGGGGGTTCTTTGCGCAAACAATCATTCAGACTGGGCGTGTCTTGTGATCGACGACAGCTACAGTCATAAACAATACGGATGGGTGTCGTAGCGGAATCTTTCTTGACTGAATGGTGAGGAATATAATGCGCATGTTCTGTGCTTGTTGTTGGGTTGTCTATGCGTTCAATAAATCCTCTCTTTTCCTGGTCGTTTATAATCTCACCATATTTTCTAAGTAAAAACGGATCGTTGCTGAGTCTTCGTACTACATTTTCTGTTCTTCGTCTAGCTATGTCGATGTTGGACGGAAGTGGTTTATGTTCGTCTTTCCATGGAAGTTTTGCTGTGTATTTACAAGTATTGGCATCGTACGATATATTTGTAGATATGAAGTTTTCCAAATATTCTGCGTTTGATTTTTCCTTATTCTGAGGCGTTATTCCTAATGACTCGATTTTCCAGAAGTTTTCTAAATCATATTCCTCTTCTTTGTGtctaattaaaatgttcatcatTGAAGTAGTTCCTTCTGTTGATTTCTGTGTCGGGCCAGAAAGCAAATACCCTATTCTTGACTTGACTGCAATTGGACCGTTGCCTCGTATTATCTTATCTTCAATGAAATCCCAATAATGGTCAGCGCCTATCTATAAATTTACGGAGAACACGTCATGTCCTGAAAGCGGGTGTGCCAGTATTAATCCGCGCAAGTATGGTAAGTTAGTTGTCTCGGTAGTATGTATCCGTATCGGTGAAGCTATTTCAGGAACAATGAGTATATTCAGCTGTATGCGGCTTCCGTCTTCCGTGAGTACAAATATGTCAGCGGTTTTCAAATGGCGTACTGATCCGTTACCTCCTCCAAATCCAGAAATTGATATGGCTTCTGTTCCGTTTTGTTTTAGTTCTAGTTGCTCCGCTAGACTTTCTGTAATAAATGAGCGCTGAGCCCCTTCGTCGAATAGTATGTTTGCATCCATACTGACTTGCGCGTTTGAGTGCACCGTAGCTATCGCGGTCTTGAGAAGTACTTGTGAATATGTAGTACAGTGCATTGCTGATGCGGATTCGGCTAAATCTTGCTTATCTGATGAAGCGGgtttattatctttattgttaTGATTCGAAATACTGTTGCTAGAAAACGAAGACTGActcttatttaaacaaatactgGTATGATGTTTTCGTCCACATTGTTTACAAGTTCCTTTAGAGTTACAATCTGTAACTCGGTGGTTGCCAAGACAATTAAAACAAGCTTTCTTTTGTTTAAGGATTTCTAGACGGTCTTTTTGGTCAAcaattttcatacatgtattaggGCTATGAGACTCACCACAATAAATACATGGTTTCCGCGTGTGAACGGCTACCTCACTTTTCTGTGGCTTTCTGTTATTGTTATTGTAGTTATTTTTTGTGTCAGTTTTTGCAAGGTATACTGTGCTATGCAATGTTTCATCTGATTCTAAATTAACTCTTTGTCCGGCTTCTAATATACTTATCTCATTAAATAAGTGTTGTCTGAGTTCATCAAGCGACCACTGTTTTAAACCATGTTCACGGGTAATATTCTCCTTAATTCTACTTGGTAATTTGTTGACCATAATAGGTATAAGAAATGCACCATATGATTCCTGACTTTGACCTAGTGATTCTAGTCCTCTTATGAGCGTTTCTTATTTGTCATAAAATCTGCGGCATGATTGTACTGTACTTTCGGGTGCGGGTAGAGCTAACAAAGTCTGCATGTACGTGTGCGTGATTTTTTGAGTCTGTCCAAATCGCTGGTGTAATAAATCTATTGCTTTACTGTAGTTTAAATTTATAAGCGTAAAACCCGAAACTGTAGTCAAAGCCTCGTTTTGAAGTAGTGTTTTCAAATAGTTGAATTTCTGGGCGTCTGTTAATGAGGGATTACTATGCATTGCTGTGTCGTAAGATTCCCAGAATGCTTGCCAATTAAGAATGTTGCCGTCGAATTTAGAAAGTTCTAACTTTGGGAATTTGTGAAATTGAGAAAGTTGCTGTTTGACATATGAGGAGCATACATGAATTGTGAATTGAACGATGCTGTTTGGTTTCTATTGACATCAAAACTCTGAGCTAAGGGGTTAAGTGAACTATCTGTTACTGGGAGTGAATAGCTACGGGTGGTTGGTTCTAGAAATTTACGCATTTTGCGTATTTTTGTCTCTAAAGTTATAGAATACTCATCTGAATCAGAAATTTCCACTTCAAGTTCCTCTTCCGATAATTCACTAATAATTTGATTGTTCAAGTCTTTGCTCATCAATGATCAAATCCAAAATGGTTGAAACTTCGTCTCTGTCAAATTCTTCTTTAGATGTCACATCGTCAAATCTCCACAAAAGCCTTGTGAGAGCGCTCCTGTGTCCCGAACGTGTTCCTTTTAACTTTGTTGACATTTTCCAGCAGTCACGGCACCATAATATCGTGAAGGAAACAAAAGTTCTAAGGTGTATGTTTGTATTGCATAAGCCCCATTCATGTATaaagtaacaacaacaaaagaatGACGTTACAATGAAAGTTCCTTACCGACGTCCGGAGGACGTCACGCTAAAGTTCGTGGGTTTCTCAACAACCTTTCTTGGAGAAGAGTACTATTTCGTCAAATTaattccatggtattttgacgaCATACACACAGTGATAAACCTATATAGAATGGTTGTACTGTATAATGCAGCCGTTAACAACTAAATagggtaaataaaaataaaaagcagtTACTCGCAAAATACTATGATTATTGTTATGAGGTGAGTACTATGCATACCTTATTTGTATCAgcattatagatatatatatataaagtaaaacatatattttcagacttaagttataaaaatgatatgacTTAAGTTTAGATATCTAAGTTTTTATACACGGGTAGTGATTTGGTCAagctaaaaatggttaaaatttaCCATTTTAGAAGCTGTCAACAGTTTTTAGATCCCCTTCACATAAAATGATTAAAGTGTCTATATTTTGAATTAGAACAGATGAAATTTtccattattttgatataattcatCCCGAAAGTACAACATACTGTAAACATATTAATGAGGAAGAGCAGGTCGGCACTGGGCTCCAACCATGCGATTGTTCACGTAAACATATTAATGAGGAAGAGCAGGTCGGCACTGGGCTCCAACCATGCGATTGGTCACGTAAACATATGTAACGCAGACAAAGTTGCAGAAAAGTAGCAAACAATAGGCTTGGTTGCTAAATAATtccatttatttactttttccagatcacataaaacaaattgtgacgtgtttaaattgttattgtccaaataaataaactcattatagatatcaggactaaattttgtatatacgccagacgcgcggttcgtctacaaaagactcatcagtgacgcttaaatccaaataagttaaaaaggtcaaataaagtacgaagttaaagagcattgagctaaaaattttgccaaatccaAGTATACTAGTATTCATAAAGTAACGGGTATTGATCTATGAAACTTAACCGAAATAAACTtattacaattaaattttattcttctGGTGTATCCTTTGTGATGACTCTAGTTAAATTCACA is a genomic window of Mytilus trossulus isolate FHL-02 chromosome 1, PNRI_Mtr1.1.1.hap1, whole genome shotgun sequence containing:
- the LOC134718356 gene encoding uncharacterized protein LOC134718356; translated protein: MNILIRHKEEEYDLENFWKIESLGITPQNKEKSNAEYLENFISTNISYDANTCKYTAKLPWKDEHKPLPSNIDIARRRTENVVRRLSNDPFLLRKYGEIINDQEKRGFIERIDNPTTSTEHAHYIPHHSVKKDSATTPIRIVYDCSCRRSQDTPSLNDCLRKEPPILNDISTLLMRFRENRYAGVTDIEKAFLQITLDEKDRDMTRFFWLKDSTDPTSKLITYRFKTQR
- the LOC134718437 gene encoding uncharacterized protein LOC134718437, translated to MVNKLPSRIKENITREHGLKQWSLDELRQHLFNEISILEAGQRVNLESDETLHSTVYLAKTDTKNNYNNNNRKPQKSEVAVHTRKPCIYCGESHSPNTCMKIVDQKDRLEILKQKKACFNCLGNHRVTDCNSKGTCKQCGRKHHTSICLNKSQSSFSSNSISNHNNKDNKPASSDKQDLAESASAMHCTTYSQVLLKTAIATVHSNAQVSMDANILFDEGAQRSFITESLAEQLELKQNGTEAISISGFGGGNGSVRHLKTADIFVLTEDGSRIQLNILIVPEIASPIRIHTTETTNLPYLRGLILAHPLSGHDVFSVNL